A region of the Mycobacterium sp. NBC_00419 genome:
CTGGTGTCGCACTTCTTCGGCAAGAAGTGGGAACTCTTCCTGGCTGTCGTAGAACTGCCGATCGATCCACCCACGCTCATCGATACCGTCGTGACCGGTGACCAATCCCTGGTGGGCCTGCGGTTGGCCCGCGCGCTGGTCGACATCCTCGACGACGAGAGTCGCCGGGGGCGCATGCTGAGCATGATGCGTGCCGCCACCTCCGAGCCCGCCGCGGCGGTACTCGTTCGTAACTTCCTGACCCGAAACGTGTTGCAGCCCATCGCCGAACGGCTCGGCGTGCCCGACTCGGAGTATCGCGCTGCGCTGGTGATGTCGCAGGTCGTCGGCTTCACCATGGCCCGCTACATCGTGGGCCTGGAGCCGTTGGCGAAGCGGCCACGGGACAGGGTGATCGCCGATCTGGCTGCGACGTTTCAGCGCTACCTGCGCGGGGAGCTCGGGCCGTGACCGGCAAGCGACTGTCGATCGGCCGTCTGCTGGCACGCCGCTGGACGGTCGTGGTCGCGGTGGTGGTGATCGCGGTGGCAGGTTTCTGCGTGTACCGGCTGCACGGCATATTCGGCTCGCACAACAATGTCTCGGCCGGCGGTGCCCTGCCCAACGACAACACCGCGGCGACGCCCAAGCGTGTTCTCATCGAAGTGTTCGGCGCTCCCGGTGCGGTGGCGACGATCAGCTACCTGGACATCAATGCGCAACCGCAACGCGTCACCGATGCGGCTCTCCCGTGGTCCTACGACGTCACCACCACCCAACCCGGGGTGTTCACCAACGTTGTGGCCCAAGGCAATAGCGACTCTCTCGGGTGCCGGATCACGATCGACGGACAGGTCAAGGACGAGAGAACGGTCAACACGCTCAACGCCTACACCTACTGCCTGGAGAAGTCCGGATGACCGAGCAGCCAGTCGACGACACGGTGCTCAAGATCGCCCGCACCATTCGCAGGCTCTCGGTTCCTATTGTGCTGCTGTGGCTGCTCATCGCCGCGACGACGAATGTGTTCGTCCCGCTACTCGAAGA
Encoded here:
- a CDS encoding TetR/AcrR family transcriptional regulator — protein: MAAKRVHTGRRPGATTTRALIEDAARKQFAELGYDRTSIRSIAKQADVDPGLVSHFFGKKWELFLAVVELPIDPPTLIDTVVTGDQSLVGLRLARALVDILDDESRRGRMLSMMRAATSEPAAAVLVRNFLTRNVLQPIAERLGVPDSEYRAALVMSQVVGFTMARYIVGLEPLAKRPRDRVIADLAATFQRYLRGELGP
- a CDS encoding MmpS family transport accessory protein, which gives rise to MTGKRLSIGRLLARRWTVVVAVVVIAVAGFCVYRLHGIFGSHNNVSAGGALPNDNTAATPKRVLIEVFGAPGAVATISYLDINAQPQRVTDAALPWSYDVTTTQPGVFTNVVAQGNSDSLGCRITIDGQVKDERTVNTLNAYTYCLEKSG